A part of Apodemus sylvaticus chromosome 19, mApoSyl1.1, whole genome shotgun sequence genomic DNA contains:
- the LOC127670057 gene encoding olfactory receptor 14J1-like: MIMENKTTVSGFLLMGLSDNHDLQILHALFFLVTYLFGSAGNFIIITITTLDPQLQSPMYYFLKHLSILDFSSLSVTVPQYIESSLARSGYISYGQCMIQVFFFTALAWSETAILTVMSYDRYVAICLPLHYEVIMSPRKCTWAVAAVWLSGSICGTLYTTGILSIRFCGNRIIHQFFCDVPQLLKLSCSNDYLVIIGVVNFVAVIAFVCFIGIVISYVHIFSTVLRMPSAESRSKVFSTCLPHLFVVSLFLSTGTFAYLNPASDTPTALEFLFSIFYTVLPPTLNPVIYSLRNETIKSVARKLLFSRKFAGWNDLACYL, translated from the coding sequence ATGATTATGGAAAATAAAACTACAGTGAGTGGATTTCTTCTCATGGGTTTGTCTGACAACCATGACCTGCAGATCTTGCATGCTTTGTTCTTCTTGGTGACATACCTATTTGGGTCAGCAGGGAatttcatcattatcaccatcacaacactggacccacagctccagtctcCAATGTATTACTTTCTGAAGCACCTTTCCATTCTGGACTTCTCATCCCTCTCTGTCACAGTTCCCCAGTATATTGAGAGTTCCCTGGCACGAAGTGGCTACATTTCATATGGACAGTGTATGATTCAGgtttttttcttcacagctttGGCCTGGAGTGAGACAGCCATTCTCACAGTGATgtcttatgaccgctatgtggccatttgcCTCCCACTGCACTATGAAGTCATCATGAGTCCCAGAAAGTGCACTTGGGCTGTGGCAGCTGTGTGGTTAAGTGGAAGCATCTGTGGAACATTATACACAACAGGTATACTATCTATCAGATTCTGTGGTAATAGAATAATTCACCAGTTCTTCTGTGATGTCCCCCAGTTGCTCAAACTCTCCTGCTCTAATGATTACCTTGTAATAATTGGAGTGGTTAATTTTGTGGCTGTAATAGCCTTTGTCTGCTTTATTGGGATTGTCATCTCCTATGTCCACATATTCTCCACAGTTCTCAGGATGCCCTCTGCTGAAAGCAGGTCTAAGGTCTTCTCTACTTGCCTGCCCCACCTATTTGTtgtctcattgtttctttctacagGAACCTTTGCATATCTCAACCCAGCCTCAGACACTCCAACTGCTTTAGAGTTTTTATTCTCTATCTTTTACACAGTACTGCCTCCAACTCTCAACCCTGTTATTTATAGTCTGAGAAATGAGACCATAAAGAGTGTTGCAAGGAAGTTACTGTTTAGTAGAAAATTTGCTGGTTGGAATGATTTGGCCTGTTATTTATGA